A DNA window from Danio aesculapii chromosome 14, fDanAes4.1, whole genome shotgun sequence contains the following coding sequences:
- the npy7r gene encoding neuropeptide Y receptor Y7, whose product MGQSDLVNGTEDAVLHDGNQETSLGNDSVNTYKPAFVDDITKHLSVQISLILAYSLIILLGLVGNSLVIYMIILYRNMRTVTNYFIANLALADLMVDTVCLPFTLVYTLLDEWKFGAVMCHMVPYSQALSVHVSILTLTIIALERYRCIVFHLGQRLNRCTSFIIIGLTWAFAAILAGPLAIFREYRHEEIPYIDLRIAVCSEKWPNGTNRDAVIYSLSMLLLQYVVPLAIISYAYVCIWIKLKNHVSPSNRNDGIVRRKKTTKMLALVVVVFAVCWLPFHMFQLASDLDLILKFKEYKLIYTLFHIVAMCSTFVNPLLYGWMNQNYRNGFLMFFRCEHKPDSIYPDGSFRTRSLRGMIVNGYNDGQPAAAV is encoded by the coding sequence ATGGGCCAATCAGATCTAGTCAATGGAACAGAGGACGCAGTCCTCCATGATGGGAATCAAGAGACCAGCCTGGGAAATGACAGCGTCAACACTTACAAACCAGCCTTTGTGGATGACATCACCAAGCACCTAAGTGTTCAAATATCTCTTATATTAGCATATTCACTGATAATTCTGCTAGGACTTGTGGGCAACTCTCTGGTCATTTACATGATCATTCTTTATAGAAACATGCGTACCGTCACCAACTACTTCATCGCCAATCTGGCCCTGGCTGACCTGATGGTGGACACGGTGTGTTTACCTTTCACCTTGGTTTACACATTGTTGGACGAATGGAAATTTGGAGCAGTCATGTGTCACATGGTGCCTTATAGCCAAGCTCTCAGCGTTCACGTATCCATTCTCACCCTTACCATTATTGCTCTGGAGCGCTACAGGTGTATTGTTTTCCATCTTGGTCAGCGACTCAATCGATGCACTAGCTTTATCATCATTGGCTTGACCTGGGCGTTCGCTGCCATACTGGCTGGCCCACTGGCCATTTTCCGAGAGTATCGCCACGAGGAAATCCCTTACATCGACTTACGGATTGCGGTTTGCTCTGAGAAATGGCCCAATGGCACGAATCGGGATGCGGTCATTTACAGTctatcgatgcttctcctgcagtATGTGGTCCCTTTGGCCATCATCAGTTATGCTTACGTGTGCATTTGGATTAAACTGAAAAACCACGTcagcccttccaaccgcaacgaTGGCATTGTCCGTCGGAAGAAGACCACTAAGATGTTGGCTCTAGTAGTCGTGGTCTTCGCAGTTTGCTGGCTTCCTTTCCACATGTTTCAGCTGGCCAGCGATCTTGACTTGATTCTCAAGTTCAAAGAGTACAAACTGATTTATACCTTGTTTCACATTGTGGCGATGTGCTCAACTTTCGTCAATCCGCTGCTCTATGGCTGGATGAACCAGAATTATAGGAACGGCTTCCTCATGTTCTTCCGCTGTGAGCACAAACCAGACTCAATCTACCCTGATGGCTCCTTCAGGACTCGATCATTGAGAGGGATGATTGTGAACGGGTACAATGATGGTCAGCCTGCGGCAGCTGTCTGA
- the prelid1a gene encoding PRELI domain containing 1a encodes MVKYFSCVGFLKSSWDQVSLAFWQRYPNPYSNHVLTEDIIFREVTPDNCLKSRRLLTKTSRAPRWAEKFLPAHMAQKAYIIEDSVVDPQGRTLTTLTWNISHARVMSIEERCVYRVNPENSGWTEIERQAWVSSKLYGLSRAIQEFGLARFKSNVTKTMKGFEYILAKMQGEMPTRTLAETATVKARETALAAKEKAKDLASQAQKKQYV; translated from the exons ATGGTGAAGTATTTTAGCTGTGTGGGCTTTCTGAAGAGCTCATGGGACCAAGTGTCTTTGGCTTTCTGGCAGAGATACCCCAACCCCTACAG TAATCATGTTTTAACTGAAGACATCATATTTCGGGAAGTAACTCCAGACAACTGTCTGAAATCCAGACGTCTCTTGACCAAAACAAGCAGAGCTCCTCGCTGGGCGGAGAAGTTTCTGCCCGCTCATATGGCACAGAAGGCTTACATCATCGAGGACTCTGTGGTGGATCCTCAGGGCAGGACCTTGACCACTCTCACCTGGAACATCAGCCACGCGCGTGTTATG AGTATTGAAGAGCGTTGTGTGTACAGAGTAAATCCTGAAAACAGCGGTTGGACTGAAATCGAGAGACAagcctgggtttcctccaagcTCTACGGCCTCTCTAGAGCAATTCAG GAATTTGGACTGGCCCGGTTTAAGAGCAATGTTACAAAGACCATGAAAGGCTTTGAGTACATACTGGCTAAGATGCAAG GTGAAATGCCCACGAGGACACTTGCAGAAACCGCAACTGTGAAGGCTCGGGAAACCGCACTCGCTGCTAAGGAGAAAGCTAAAGATTTAGCCTCTCAGGCTCAAAAGAAGCAATATGTATGA